The Pantoea nemavictus genome includes a region encoding these proteins:
- a CDS encoding helix-turn-helix domain-containing protein translates to MNFFEKREHPVVDSQKIIEGLTDWINLRLSEPLTIDKIALRSGYTKWHLQRMFRRVKGTTLIAYIRNQRLEKAYAELLQTADSLSTVAQRNGFNSPESFSRAFTQRFILTPTEFRRIHNSAD, encoded by the coding sequence ATGAATTTTTTTGAGAAGCGAGAACATCCCGTGGTTGATTCGCAGAAAATTATTGAAGGGCTAACGGATTGGATCAATCTCCGTCTCAGTGAACCTCTCACCATTGACAAGATCGCCCTTCGATCGGGCTATACAAAATGGCATCTGCAGAGAATGTTTCGCCGTGTTAAAGGGACAACGCTGATTGCGTATATCCGCAATCAGCGTCTGGAAAAAGCGTATGCAGAACTCCTGCAAACCGCAGACAGTCTCAGCACCGTGGCGCAGCGCAATGGTTTTAATTCACCCGAATCTTTCAGCAGGGCGTTTACGCAACGATTCATTCTCACGCCAACTGAATTTCGCCGCATACATAATAGTGCTGATTAA
- a CDS encoding Gfo/Idh/MocA family protein, which yields MINVGIIGTGFIGPAHIEALRRLGNINVVAICDASQRGAAARAAELNVPHAYSDVATFLQHEGLHAVHNCTPNHLHAAINRQIIGAGKHVFSEKPLCMTMDEAHELVELAEKAGVVHGVSFVYRQFAMVQQAASMVRYQQLGRLFSAQGSYLQDWMLEETDYNWRVDAEKGGASRAVADIGSHWCDTIQFVTGRKIVEVMADLSIVWPTRKASLAGAATFGAQGDETQYESRPVTTEDMGFVLFRFDDGSKGSFSVSQVSAGRKNRLSLEVNGSLGALAWDQETPQQLWLGHRHKANQLLSDDPALMNPDVAGRARFPGGHIEGWPDAFRAMMQQFYQAVEQGKPPATQAAGFATFHDGAQVMAIVDAIVQSHQQQRWVRVSA from the coding sequence ATGATCAACGTAGGCATTATCGGCACCGGCTTTATTGGCCCCGCACATATTGAAGCGCTGCGCCGCCTCGGCAATATCAACGTGGTGGCGATATGCGATGCCAGCCAGCGTGGCGCTGCCGCGCGTGCGGCAGAACTCAATGTGCCGCACGCCTACAGTGACGTGGCGACGTTTTTACAGCATGAAGGGCTGCACGCGGTACATAACTGCACACCGAACCATCTGCACGCCGCGATCAACCGGCAGATCATTGGCGCCGGTAAGCATGTGTTCTCGGAAAAGCCGCTGTGCATGACCATGGATGAAGCGCACGAACTGGTGGAACTGGCTGAAAAGGCGGGCGTGGTGCACGGCGTCAGCTTTGTCTACCGCCAGTTTGCCATGGTGCAGCAGGCGGCGAGCATGGTGCGTTATCAACAGCTGGGGCGACTGTTCTCGGCGCAGGGCAGCTATCTGCAGGACTGGATGCTGGAAGAGACCGACTACAACTGGCGAGTGGATGCAGAGAAAGGCGGCGCATCCCGCGCGGTGGCGGATATTGGTTCGCACTGGTGCGATACCATCCAGTTCGTCACCGGACGCAAAATTGTTGAGGTGATGGCCGACTTGTCGATTGTCTGGCCGACGCGCAAGGCCAGCCTTGCCGGTGCTGCCACCTTCGGCGCGCAGGGTGACGAAACGCAATATGAATCGCGCCCGGTGACCACCGAGGACATGGGCTTTGTGCTGTTCCGGTTTGACGACGGTAGCAAAGGCAGTTTCAGCGTGTCGCAGGTGTCCGCCGGGCGTAAAAATCGCCTTAGCCTGGAAGTTAACGGCAGCCTGGGCGCGCTGGCCTGGGATCAGGAAACGCCGCAGCAGCTGTGGCTGGGACATCGCCATAAGGCTAACCAGCTGTTGTCGGACGATCCCGCGCTGATGAATCCGGATGTGGCGGGCCGGGCGCGTTTTCCCGGCGGACACATTGAAGGCTGGCCGGATGCGTTCCGCGCGATGATGCAGCAGTTTTATCAGGCGGTGGAGCAGGGCAAACCGCCCGCAACCCAGGCGGCTGGGTTTGCCACCTTCCACGATGGGGCGCAGGTGATGGCGATTGTTGATGCCATTGTGCAGAGCCATCAGCAGCAGCGCTGGGTGCGCGTCAGCGCCTGA
- a CDS encoding MFS transporter gives MSTSQSTEVVIVQHRLLVPRLSLMMFMQFFIWGSWSVTLGLVMTQHNMSLLIGDAFSAGPIASILSPFVLGMLVDRFFPSQKVMAVMNLAGAVILWFVPSALAAENGTLLIALLFGYTLCFMPTLALANNIAFHSLSNSDKSFPVVRVFGTIGWIVAGIFIGFTGISASTSVFIVAAICSVALAIYSLTLPHTPAPAKGMPLKVRDLFCADAFALLKIRHFFVFALCATLISIPLGTYYAYTASWLADAGVSNVSTAMSFGQMSEIFFMLVIPLLFRRLGVKYMLLVGMLAWFVRYALFAMGMGDEGRALIYLGILLHGVCYDFFFVVGFIYTDRIAGEKVKGQAQSMVVMFTYGIGMLLGSQISGALYNRLIAGQASAENWATFWWIPAVAAAAIAILFLFTFKYRDEAA, from the coding sequence ATGTCGACATCACAAAGTACCGAAGTTGTTATCGTGCAGCACCGGCTTTTGGTTCCCCGGCTCTCTCTCATGATGTTTATGCAGTTCTTCATCTGGGGCAGTTGGTCAGTCACGCTCGGACTGGTGATGACGCAACACAACATGTCGCTGCTGATCGGCGATGCGTTTTCGGCCGGTCCGATCGCCTCCATCCTCTCACCGTTTGTACTGGGAATGCTGGTGGATAGGTTCTTCCCGTCGCAAAAAGTGATGGCGGTGATGAACCTGGCGGGGGCGGTGATCCTGTGGTTTGTGCCCTCTGCGCTGGCGGCTGAAAACGGTACGCTGCTTATCGCGCTGCTGTTTGGCTACACGCTGTGTTTCATGCCGACCTTAGCGCTGGCCAATAACATCGCCTTCCACAGCCTGAGCAACAGCGATAAAAGTTTTCCGGTGGTCAGGGTATTCGGCACCATCGGCTGGATTGTGGCCGGCATCTTTATTGGTTTCACCGGCATTTCTGCCAGCACCTCGGTCTTTATCGTTGCGGCCATCTGCTCTGTGGCGCTGGCGATTTACAGCCTGACGCTGCCACATACGCCGGCGCCGGCGAAAGGTATGCCATTGAAAGTGCGCGATCTGTTCTGCGCAGATGCCTTCGCGCTGCTAAAAATCCGCCACTTTTTTGTCTTCGCACTCTGCGCCACGCTGATCTCCATTCCGCTCGGCACTTATTACGCCTATACCGCGTCGTGGCTGGCCGATGCCGGTGTAAGCAACGTCAGCACCGCCATGTCGTTTGGTCAGATGTCTGAAATCTTCTTCATGCTGGTGATCCCGCTGCTGTTCCGCCGTCTGGGCGTGAAATACATGCTGCTGGTCGGCATGCTGGCCTGGTTTGTGCGTTACGCGCTGTTCGCCATGGGCATGGGCGACGAGGGCCGTGCGCTGATCTATCTCGGCATTCTGCTGCACGGCGTCTGCTACGACTTCTTCTTCGTGGTGGGCTTCATTTACACCGACCGCATCGCGGGCGAAAAGGTGAAAGGGCAGGCGCAGAGCATGGTGGTGATGTTCACCTACGGCATCGGCATGCTGCTGGGCTCGCAGATTTCCGGCGCGCTGTATAACCGCCTGATCGCCGGCCAGGCCAGCGCAGAAAACTGGGCAACTTTCTGGTGGATCCCCGCCGTTGCGGCGGCGGCGATCGCCATTCTTTTCCTCTTCACCTTTAAATATCGGGATGAAGCGGCTTGA
- a CDS encoding TIM barrel protein, which yields MKTLKGPGIFLSQFIGQHAPFNSLQGLAQWASALGYKALQIPCNHPAIFDLDRAATSQTYCDEVSGLLATYDLQVSELSTHLEGQLIAVHPAHDVAFDGFAPAQVRGNNARRTAWAIETVKKAAAASAKLGLRAHATFSGSLAWPYLYPWPPHNPALLEEAFAELARRWLPVLDEFDRHGVDVCYELHPGEDLHDGVTFERFLAGVNHHPRCNILFDPSHLLLQHIDYLQFIDIYHQRIKAFHVKDAEYLTNGRSGVYGGYQRWIDRAGRFRSLGDGQVDFKGIFSKLAQYDYDGWAVLEWECCLKESETGAREGAEFIQRHIIPVADRAFDDFAAQGDQQASVRAQLGLEQGSVK from the coding sequence GTGAAAACGTTAAAAGGACCGGGTATTTTTCTGTCGCAGTTTATCGGACAACATGCGCCGTTTAATTCGCTGCAAGGTCTGGCGCAATGGGCGTCGGCACTGGGTTACAAGGCTTTGCAGATCCCCTGCAATCATCCGGCGATTTTTGACCTGGATCGGGCGGCAACCAGCCAGACCTATTGCGATGAGGTCAGCGGATTGCTGGCAACCTACGATCTTCAGGTGAGTGAGTTATCAACCCATCTTGAAGGGCAGCTGATTGCCGTGCATCCGGCGCATGACGTGGCCTTCGACGGCTTCGCGCCGGCGCAGGTGCGCGGCAATAACGCCAGGCGCACGGCATGGGCGATTGAGACGGTGAAAAAGGCGGCGGCGGCATCAGCGAAACTGGGGCTGCGCGCGCACGCGACCTTTTCGGGTTCGCTTGCCTGGCCCTATCTCTATCCGTGGCCGCCACACAATCCGGCGCTGCTGGAAGAGGCGTTCGCCGAGCTGGCGCGCCGCTGGCTGCCGGTGCTGGACGAGTTTGATCGTCACGGCGTTGACGTCTGTTATGAACTCCATCCGGGCGAAGATCTGCACGATGGCGTGACCTTTGAACGTTTTCTTGCTGGCGTGAATCATCATCCACGCTGCAACATTCTGTTCGATCCCAGCCATCTGCTGCTGCAGCACATTGATTATCTGCAGTTTATTGATATCTACCATCAGCGCATCAAAGCATTCCACGTAAAAGACGCCGAATACCTGACTAACGGGCGCAGCGGCGTGTACGGCGGCTATCAGCGCTGGATCGATCGCGCCGGCCGCTTCCGTTCCCTGGGCGATGGCCAGGTCGATTTCAAAGGGATCTTCAGCAAGCTGGCGCAGTACGATTACGACGGTTGGGCGGTGCTGGAGTGGGAGTGCTGCTTAAAAGAGAGCGAAACCGGCGCGCGTGAAGGCGCCGAATTTATTCAGCGCCACATTATACCGGTGGCCGATCGCGCCTTTGATGATTTTGCCGCGCAGGGCGACCAGCAGGCGAGCGTGCGGGCACAGCTGGGTCTGGAACAGGGGAGTGTTAAATGA